In Hamadaea flava, a genomic segment contains:
- a CDS encoding aspartyl protease family protein produces the protein MTYHRRSILKGAGLVAGAAVAGAAWTEPATAAAAADPDQLFRAGRFAAADHAYARLLRADPGNAHALAQRGYLALLSNKYADAERFLTPVAATDIRSAQRLADCYVRQDQHARAIPVLQSTGRPGDAATATQYVHLGPKPWQITGARRTRVPFLALDPLPHLEASINGGPAKPFIVDTYGTLTLTPETAADAGLTAVSTVVAVANNRPVTLYLGVLDSFRLGDIEIRNIPVAWVDGQQLDLPDGSTPAGVLGTTLLYHFLSTMDYANGELVLRRKGSRNPAGRNDLPLWLAGDHFACTVGRLGSGDPHIVTLDSGGIAHGFETTVEYAEQTGLTVDYSNPEQQNGVPVYPAVAGRMSLGHAVARDIRGVAVSAVWPGLPGPGLADLLGYDIKANFTHESLKQFALTFDYSAMRLSVTG, from the coding sequence ATGACATACCACCGCCGCTCGATCCTGAAGGGCGCCGGCCTGGTCGCCGGGGCAGCGGTCGCCGGAGCCGCCTGGACGGAACCGGCGACCGCCGCAGCAGCAGCGGACCCCGATCAGCTATTCCGGGCGGGCCGGTTCGCCGCCGCCGACCACGCGTACGCACGACTGTTGCGAGCCGATCCGGGCAACGCCCACGCGCTGGCCCAACGTGGTTACCTCGCGCTGCTGTCCAACAAGTACGCGGACGCGGAACGGTTCCTGACTCCCGTGGCGGCCACCGACATCCGTTCGGCGCAGCGCCTGGCCGACTGTTACGTGCGCCAGGATCAGCATGCCCGCGCGATTCCGGTGCTTCAGTCGACCGGACGGCCGGGCGACGCCGCCACCGCCACCCAGTACGTCCACCTCGGCCCGAAGCCGTGGCAGATCACCGGAGCGCGGCGGACTCGCGTACCGTTCCTGGCGCTTGATCCGCTTCCGCATCTGGAGGCGTCGATCAATGGCGGGCCGGCGAAGCCGTTCATCGTCGACACTTACGGGACGCTGACGCTGACGCCGGAGACGGCCGCCGACGCTGGGCTGACGGCGGTCTCGACGGTCGTCGCCGTGGCGAACAACCGGCCCGTGACGCTCTACCTCGGCGTACTGGACTCGTTCCGGTTGGGCGACATCGAGATCCGGAACATCCCGGTGGCCTGGGTGGACGGGCAGCAGCTGGATCTGCCGGACGGCTCCACCCCGGCGGGGGTGCTGGGAACGACGCTGCTCTACCACTTCTTGTCCACGATGGACTATGCGAACGGCGAGCTCGTCCTGCGGCGCAAGGGCAGCCGGAACCCGGCCGGGCGCAACGATCTGCCGCTGTGGCTGGCCGGCGACCACTTCGCGTGCACCGTCGGCCGGTTGGGCAGCGGCGATCCCCACATCGTCACGCTCGACAGCGGTGGGATCGCCCACGGCTTCGAGACCACCGTCGAGTACGCCGAACAGACCGGGCTCACCGTCGATTACTCGAACCCGGAGCAGCAGAACGGCGTACCGGTGTATCCGGCGGTCGCCGGGCGGATGAGCCTGGGCCACGCGGTCGCGCGCGACATCCGCGGCGTCGCCGTCTCCGCGGTGTGGCCCGGCCTGCCCGGACCGGGGCTGGCGGATCTGCTCGGGTACGACATCAAGGCGAACTTCACCCACGAGTCCCTCAAGCAGTTCGCACTGACCTTCGACTACTCGGCGATGCGCCTGTCCGTCACCGGCTGA
- a CDS encoding serine hydrolase domain-containing protein, which produces MEQNNRGFSAAGLRRLNEVLTGHVESGRIPGLVALVSRGGQTHVEALGTMRHDGGTPMRRDTIFRMASTSKPVTVAAAMILLDECRLRLDDLVQQWLPELADRQVLKRIDSPLDDTVPARRPITVRDVLTSTVGLGMDMTSLGTPVMNAVFEQGLTPDLPTPMPEPDEWMRRLGTLPLMHQPGERWQYHIASDLLGVLVARVTGQSFEEFLQERLFEPLGMKDTGFDLSADKIDRLPPLYAPDPQSGEFHVWDPAEGGRHSKPPAFQGGGGGLVSTADDYHAYFQMLLNDGMHRGQRILSRPAVELMTTNRLTAEQLAAREAMGRDNVHISFGQGQHGGWGFGMAVRTYRGDYAPVGQFGWDGGSGVSTYADPANQLTGILLTQVGMTVPDAARAIHDFWTTVYQALAD; this is translated from the coding sequence ATGGAACAGAACAACCGAGGCTTCTCGGCAGCAGGACTGCGCCGGCTGAACGAGGTGCTGACCGGGCACGTCGAGTCCGGGCGGATCCCCGGCCTGGTCGCGCTGGTCAGCCGAGGCGGCCAGACCCATGTCGAGGCGCTCGGGACGATGCGGCACGACGGCGGTACGCCGATGCGCCGCGACACGATCTTCCGGATGGCGTCGACGTCGAAGCCGGTCACCGTCGCGGCCGCGATGATCCTGCTCGACGAGTGCCGGCTGCGGCTGGACGACCTCGTCCAGCAATGGCTGCCGGAGCTGGCCGACCGCCAGGTCCTCAAGCGGATCGACAGCCCGCTGGACGACACGGTGCCAGCGCGGCGGCCGATCACCGTGCGAGACGTGCTGACCTCCACCGTCGGCCTCGGCATGGACATGACGTCGCTGGGCACCCCCGTCATGAACGCCGTCTTCGAGCAAGGGCTCACGCCCGACCTCCCGACGCCGATGCCCGAGCCGGACGAGTGGATGCGCCGCCTCGGCACGCTTCCGCTGATGCACCAGCCCGGCGAGCGCTGGCAGTACCACATCGCCAGCGACCTGCTCGGCGTACTCGTCGCCCGGGTCACCGGCCAGTCGTTCGAGGAGTTCCTGCAGGAACGCCTCTTCGAGCCGTTGGGCATGAAGGACACCGGGTTCGACCTGTCCGCCGACAAGATCGACCGGCTCCCGCCGCTGTACGCGCCGGACCCGCAGTCCGGCGAGTTCCACGTGTGGGACCCGGCCGAAGGCGGCCGCCACAGCAAGCCGCCCGCGTTCCAGGGCGGCGGCGGTGGCCTCGTCTCCACGGCCGACGACTACCACGCGTACTTCCAGATGCTGCTGAACGACGGCATGCACCGGGGGCAGCGGATCCTGTCGCGACCGGCGGTCGAGTTGATGACGACCAACCGGCTGACGGCGGAGCAACTCGCGGCCCGCGAGGCGATGGGTCGCGACAACGTCCACATCTCGTTCGGCCAAGGGCAGCACGGCGGATGGGGCTTCGGCATGGCCGTCCGCACCTACCGGGGCGACTACGCGCCCGTCGGCCAGTTCGGCTGGGACGGCGGCAGCGGCGTCTCGACGTACGCCGACCCGGCCAACCAGCTCACCGGAATCCTGCTCACCCAGGTCGGGATGACCGTGCCGGACGCGGCGCGCGCCATCCACGACTTCTGGACGACGGTGTACCAAGCCCTCGCAGACTGA
- a CDS encoding magnesium transporter CorA family protein: MPLTRLYRDGKIAAQGFPIAEVSDHLADPACTVWFDLLRPTPDDLHSVSEELGLHPLAVEDALTEHQRPKIDRYASHLFVTAYAVRLDVETGELTKTTVNAFVTPNALVTIRPDESFDINEVTSRWDLLPALAKHGVAYLLHGLIDYVVDTLSDASEALDEQIEDLEDALFDDRPTQSRDMQRRTYELRKSLVRLRHVVVPTQELVDGLRREGRAFDDAMEPYYEDVYDHARRAVERADTLRELVSTILETQLTLRGNRLNVIMKQVTSWAAIIAVPTAVTGFYGQNVPYPGFGSLWGFILSSSIIAVLSVSLYLLFRRRDWL, from the coding sequence ATGCCGCTGACCCGTCTCTACCGCGACGGCAAGATCGCCGCCCAGGGCTTCCCCATCGCCGAGGTCTCCGACCATCTGGCCGATCCGGCGTGCACGGTGTGGTTCGATCTGCTGCGGCCCACCCCCGACGACCTGCACTCGGTCAGCGAGGAGTTGGGCCTGCACCCGCTGGCGGTGGAGGACGCGCTCACGGAGCATCAACGGCCCAAGATCGACCGGTACGCCTCCCACCTGTTCGTCACGGCGTACGCGGTGAGGCTGGACGTGGAGACCGGGGAGCTGACGAAGACGACGGTGAACGCGTTCGTCACGCCGAACGCGCTGGTGACCATCCGGCCGGACGAGTCGTTCGACATCAACGAGGTCACCAGCCGGTGGGATCTGCTGCCGGCGTTGGCCAAGCACGGGGTGGCGTACCTGCTGCACGGGCTGATCGACTACGTGGTGGACACGCTCAGCGACGCGAGCGAGGCGCTGGACGAGCAGATCGAGGATCTCGAGGACGCCCTGTTCGACGACCGGCCGACGCAGTCCCGCGACATGCAGCGGCGTACGTATGAGCTGCGTAAGAGCCTCGTGCGGCTGCGTCACGTGGTGGTGCCGACGCAGGAGCTGGTCGACGGGTTGCGTCGGGAGGGCCGTGCCTTCGACGACGCCATGGAGCCGTACTACGAGGACGTCTACGACCATGCCCGGCGCGCGGTCGAGCGGGCGGACACGTTGCGGGAGCTGGTCAGCACGATTCTGGAGACGCAGCTGACCCTGCGGGGCAACCGGCTCAACGTGATCATGAAGCAGGTGACGAGCTGGGCGGCCATCATCGCGGTGCCGACCGCGGTGACGGGCTTCTACGGCCAGAACGTCCCCTACCCCGGCTTCGGGAGCCTGTGGGGTTTCATCCTGTCGAGCTCGATCATCGCCGTCTTGTCGGTGAGCCTCTACCTGCTGTTCCGTCGCCGCGATTGGCTTTGA